The nucleotide window GGCCCAACGTCCGAGACGTGTCTCACTCGACGACCGCGTCGAGGCGTTCCGCCAGTCGGTCTCCGATGGTGGCCATCCCGGCGTCACCCGGATGGAGGAGGTCAGCGGTCAACCCGGTGGGATCGAGGAGGTCCGGGCCGTCGACGACGGACAGGTTCTCGTGCGGAGACGCGGCGGCGACCTCGCGGAGCGCCGTCCGGTACGCCGCGGCGTGTTCGGCGTCGCCGGCGGCCGTGAGGTCGTCGTGATACGGGAACAGCGTGACACAGACGACGGGCGTATCCGGGTGTGCGCCGGCGACGGTGTCGACGAAGGTCTCGGCGCGCTCGCGAAACGTCTCCGGGGCGAACCCGCCGGTGTTGGCCATGTTGACCGAGAGCCCGAGCGTCGCGACGTCCCAGTCGTCGCGGCCGGCGACGTGTTCGGCCATCGCTTCCTCGCAGTACGCGGAGCCCGAACACCCGAGGTTCAGCGCGTCGTAGCCCAGTCGGCGGGCGACGTGAGTGACGTAGTCGGTGTGGAGCGCCGACGCCGCCGCACCTTCCGTGATGGAGGTTCCGTACGCGAGATAGCGCGTGTCGGGCAGTTCGCTCTCGCGCGGTGGTCGGCAGGCCCCGGAGACGTCGTGAAGTGCGACCCCCGTTCGGCGTTCGAAGCGGATTCGACAGACGCGCCGATCGAAGCGACCGGCCCGCGTCCCCGGCGAAAGGTCCGCGAGGCGGTCCGGAACGCCGAGCGTCAGCGTTTCGGGCTCCGGCCCGATCTCGGTCGGTTCCCACGGCTGGAAGACACCCCAGAAGACCCGCACGTGCGTCTCCTCGGCGGCCGAGACGGTCACCTCGACGTCGGTGTCGTCACTCCCCGGAACGAAGCGGATCTCGCTCCCCGTCGGGCACCGGACGCGCTCGCGGGCCGTTTCGTTTAGCTCCGCGCCGACCGCCGCGGGGACCCGACAGAGGCGTTCCCCCTCCTCGGTCCACTCCGCTGGAACGGTCTCCGTAACGTTGTGTAACGAGACGGACGAATACGCCGGCGATTTCATATACACGCCATCAGCGGTCAACGGTATGAGACTGTCGGAGCGCGGTCGCTTCACGCCGGTCGTGACCGTTGTATCTGCTCCGATACCGAGTGAGAATTACGCGGGCAACGGCATAGAATAATAGCATTAATAATTAAATAATAGTACTCCGTTAGTGTGAATGGAGTGATCACACTCCATGAGAGAACCTAGCACTAGCCGCAAGAGTAGTCGACGAACCGTTCTGAAAGCGCTCGGCGCGTTCGGTGTCGCGGCGGCCGCGAGACCCACCGCGGCCCAAGCCGCCGACGCGGACGCGAGCTACCGCGAGGCGCTACAGGCGGAACTCACGGCATCGAGCAGACAGCAAAAACAACTCCCCGAGGGGTCGTACGTCTACGGCTCCACCGAAGCGGAAGCAACCGACGCCTTCTCGCTGGTCGGCGGCGGTTCGGCGACAGCCTTCGACGTGGACAGCGACAGCGTCCCACACACGCGAGCAGAACGCCTCGACGTCCCCGAGACGGACGACTCGACGGCGGTCGCGTACCGCGGACCGGTGACCGAACACAGCATCGAACCCGGCGACCGGCTTCTCGGTGTCGCGTGGATCCGTAGCGACGACGGTGCCGAAGCGAGCGCGCGGTTCGGATACGTTGATGCCGACGGGCAGCCGGTCGGCGAGAACTTCGTCCAGCGGGGCGACAACGTCGACGCCTCCGAGGAGTGGCTGCGGTACTTCTTCCCCGTCGAGGTCGGTGACGCGCCCGCCGCCGGCGACACCCTCGCGCTGGAACTGCAGGTCGGCTCCGCGGAGCAGACCATCGAGGTCGGCGGCGTCGCACTCCTTGACTACGCCGACACCGGTGTCGGACTCGACACGCTCCCGCCGTACCACTACGACGGCCGGAGTCCGGACGCCGACTGGCGCGAGGATGCCCAAGCACGCATTGAGGAGCACCGGACGACGGACATCGAGGTCGAGGTACGGAACCCCGGCGGCCAGCCCATGAACGGTGCGTCCGTCAATGTCGAGATGGTCGAACACCAGTTCGACTTCGGGAGCGCCGTCTCGGTCGAACACGTCACCGGCGACAGCGAAGACGACCGGATCTATCGGGAGACGTTCAGCGAGAACTTCAACAAGGCCGTCGTCGAGAACGGCCTCAAGTTCCCCGCGTGGGAGGGCGAATGGGACATGGATAGGGAAGACATTCGGGCGACCCTCGACTGGCTGAACGAGCGTGACGTTCCGACTCGCGGCCACTACCTCCTCTGGGAGGAGTACCAGACTGACGGCGGCGGCGGGATGAACATCCAAGACGCAGAGGAGAAGTCCGCCGAGGAGATTCAGGCGGAGATCACCGAGAAGATCGCCGAACACGCCGCCGAGTTCGAGGGCGAGGTCACGGAGTGGGACGTACACAACCACCCCGTCTGGCAGTCCAACTTCCGGGACGACCCCGACCTCGGCTGGGAGGCCGTCGACGAGTGGTGGCAGGCGGCCGACGACGTCACGGACACCGAGCTGTACACCAACGAGATGGGGGCTATCGGTGGCCAGTGGCAGCGCGATCAGTATCTCGACTACATCGAACACCTCGTCGAGAACGACTACCCGATCGACGGCATCGGGTTCATGGGCCACCACCAGCAGCAGTACAATCAGATACTCGATATCGCGGACATGGAAGCCGGCTTCGACCAGTTCGCGGAGTTCGGACTCCCGTTGCTGGTTACGGAGTTCGACATCGAGATCTTCGACCGCCGGAACGCTCAGGACGTCGCGGTACAGACGGACTACACGCGGGATTTCCTGACGATGGCGTTCAGCAAGGAGGCGGTCGAGGGCGTCCTCTCGTGGGGGTTCTGGGAAGACGACCACTGGCGGCCGACCGGCGCGTACTTCGATTCCGACTGGACGCTCCGAGAGAACGGCGAGCAGTACTTCGACCTCGTCTTCGGAGAGTGGTGGACCGAGGAGTCCGGCGAGACCGACGGCGATGGGACGTACGCCACGGGAGGATTCAAAGGCGAGTACCGGATCACGGCCGAGAAGGGCGCGCTCTCGGAGACGGTCGAGGCGACCGTCGACGACGAGACCGAGACCGTCACCGTCGAACTGTCCCCGCCCGGAAACGGCGGGGGCAAGGGGCGCGGAAACGGGAACCGCAGAGGCGGTTCCCCGCAAGGTAATGTGAGGTAATCGGGAATCGGAACACAGACGAGAGTGGGAGCGATATCGCCGGACGAACCCTCCCGACGGCCGCCCTCGACACCGTGCGTCTCCGGTCAGTTCGTGCGGACGGTGACGAATCCGGAGAAGTTGAGGATGAGCTGTTGGGTGGTGTCGCCGAACATCGCTTTTCCGGTCGGAGACCGTCTTCGTCCCGTCGTGTACACGTGGTCACAGCCGCGCTCCTCCGCGAGCTCGATGATGCGACCCGCGTCTATCTCCTCGGTCACGTCCGTGACGACGCTGTACTCGACGTCGAAGTCGGCGAGCGGCTCGCGCGCGATGTCGTCGACGAACTGCTTTGCGACGGTCTGTGCGTCCTCGTCGGCGTAGTCTTTGTGTTCCACACGTCCGATCTTGTCGAGCGACTCCTGTGACTCCTCGAACTCCTCCGGCGTCAGCGGGAAGTACAACACCAGTTCGGCGTCCGCCCCGACGGCGTACGCGGCGGCTTCTCGGAGTAAGTCGCTGCTGTGGTCCGGGTCGTCGATGGCTACGAATGCGTCCTCCATGGCTGTCTTCACGAACCCGTCCCGTATAAAACTCGTCTCTCGAAAGGGAACCGGCCGGAAATGGGACAAACGAGGCCGGTTATCTATCGGACGGTGCCTGCGAGACGGACACGATCGGTTCAGTAGTTGTCGTAGACGGTCTTCTCGATCGTGTAGAACTCTAACCCCTCGTCGCCCTGTTCGCGCCAGGTCTCCGACGAGGAGCGCTTGAACCCGCCGAAGGGAACGTGGAGTTCGAGCCCCGTGGTCTTCTCGTTGACCTTCACGACGCCCGCCTCCGCGTCGTCGATGAACCGCTTGGCTTCGGTGTGGTCGTCGGTGACCACGCTGGCCGAGAGCCCGTACTCCACGTCGTTGGCGACGTGAAGCCCCTCGTCGAAGTCGCTGACCTCGATGACGGCGATCACCGGGCCGAACACCTCTTCGCAGGCGATCGTGTCGTCGTTGTCGACGTCGGTCAGGACGGTCGGCTCGACGAAGTGGCCGGTCTCGACCGCGTCGCCGGTCGGCTGCCCGCCCCCCGCCGCGACCGTCGCGCCCTCGTCGCGGGCGATGTCGACGTACTCCAGCGTCGACTCCAGCTCGTCGGCGCTGACCTGCGGGCCCATCTCGTGGTCCAGCCCCGGGCCGATGTCGATGGCCTCGGCGGCGGCGACGAGCTCGTCGACGAACTCGTCGTACACGTCCTCGTGGACGATAGCGCGGGAACACGCCGTACACGACTGACCGGTCGTGCCGAAGCCGCCGGTCGCGACGATCTCGGCCGCCTCCGCGGGATCGGCCGAGTCGGCGACAAGCGTCGGGTTCTTCCCGCCCATCTCCGTCTGGACCCGTTTCCCGGCGTCCGTGGCCTGATCGTAGACCATCTCGCCGACCTGCCCGCTGCCGGTGAAAGAGACCACGTCGGTCCCCTCGCTCGTGATGAACTCGCTACCAACCGAGCTGCCCGGCCCGGTGACGACGTTGAGCACGCCGTCGGGGAGCCCGGCCTCGTCTAAGGCCTCCGTGACCGCGAGGACGACGCCCGGAGCGGCGCTCGCCGGTTTGATGACCACCGAGTTGCCCGCCGCGAGGGCGGGAGCGAGCTTCCACACGGGGATGGCGATGGGGTAGTTCCACGGCGTGATCAGCGCCGCGACGCCGACCGGCTCCTTGCGCGTGTACAGCGTCGTGTCACGGCTGCTCGACCCCTTCACCGTCCCGCCGAGGTCCGAGGCCTTCCCCGCGAAGTAGTGGAAGATGTCTATCGCGCGCTGTACCTCGCCGGCCGCCTCGGGACGGGCCTTCCCCTCCTCCTCGACGAGCAGTTCGGTGATCTCGTCTTTCCGATCGGCGAGGCTCGTCCCCGCCCGCCGGAGAATCCGTCCGCGCTCCGGACCGGGCGTGTCCCCCCACTCGTCCTGTGCGGCGGCCGCCGCCTCGACCGCTTCGGCGGCGTCCGCCGCGCTGGACTGCTGGTAGCTCGCTACCGTCTCGTCGGGGGCTGCGGGATTGTGAACGTCGAACGTCTCTCCCGTCTCCGAGGAGGTCCACTCTCCGCCGACGTAGTTATGATTAAGCTCTGGCACGTTTCCATGTGCGTGGTTGACCCATACTATTCTTACGGTTCTAACGGGTCGGCGGGTGTCAGCTGAACGGAGGAATTCCGTTCTCGCGCAGCGGCGTGCGTCGTCCAATACACTTTTCTCAATCGCCGTGAACGTGCTGCCATGTCCGCTTCCGACTACCTTGCGAGCGTGAGGGATCGAGACTGGCAGCAGTTGGAGTCCGGGACGCTCCGCGTCGCGATGATCAGTCTCGGGTGGTGGACCCGCGAGCAGGCGATTCCCGCGGTCGAGGAGACGGAGTTCTGTGAGACGACCGTCCTCGTCAGCAGTAGCCGCGAGAAGGCGACCGCGGCCGCCGAGGGGATTCCGTCAGTCGAGACCGCACTCACCTACGAGGAGTTCACGGACGGGGAAGCGACCGACGAGTACGACGCGGTGTACGTCTGTACGCCGAACGCGCTACACCTCCCGTACGCCGAAGCCGCGGCGGAACACGGGAAGGCGGTCCTCTGTGAAAAGCCCGTAGAGGCGACCCGCGAACGCGCCGAACGGCTCGTCGAGGCCACCGAAGACGTCCCGCTGATGGTCGCCTATCGGATGCAGACCGACCCGCAGGTCCGGCGGATGCGCGAACTGATCGCGGAGGGGGCCATCGGCGACCCCGTGGGAGTTCACGGGAGCATGAGCCAGCAGATGCTCGAAACGGTCTCCGGCGACGCCGAGCAGTGGCGTCTCGACCCGGACCTCGTCGGATACGGAGCGAGCGTGATGGATCTCGGGATTTATCCGCTCAACACCGCGCGCTTCGTCCTCGACGCCGACCCCGTCAGCGTGACCGCCCAGATGCGGTCCGTCGACGAGGCGTTCCGCGACGTGCCCGACCAACACGCCGCGTTCACCGTTCGGTTCGACGACGGGACCCAGGCGGCCTGTACCGCCGGCCAACACGCCGCGTACACGGGTCACCTCCGCGTCGTCGGCACTGACGGCGAACTGATTCTCGAACCGGCTTTCCTCGGACAGCCCGAACAGACGCTCCGACTCCACAGGGACGGGCGACGCTTGGAGGTCGCCGACGGCCGGCAGGACGTGATGCGAGACGAGATGACCGAGGAGTTCGACTACTTCGCCGACCGCGTGCTTCGCGAGGCCCCCATCGGCCCCGACGGCGACCACGCGCTCGTCGATATGCGAACCCTCGAAGCGATCTACGACGCCGCGGAGACCGGGGACACCGTTCGGGTGTGAGCTACGCGGGATCCGCCGTTCCTTGCGCGTCCAGAATATCCAACAGTTCGTTTGCGAACTTGACGGTCCGGAGCGGGAGTCCGTAGCGCTCCGTGCTCATGTCGTACTCGCGGAGCTCGTCGACGGTCTCGTCGGTGTGAGGCAGCGTCGTCACCGCCTCGCGGACGTCGATCGCTAGCGTTCCGTCGTCCGTGTCGAGCCACGGCTGGGTCCGCTGTTTCTGGTCGTACTCGATCGAGTGCGTCGAGTCGCCGATCGCCGTAATCACGTCGTCGATCGTGCCGATATCGACGCGATCGTCGCCCGCCTCCGAGACGAGGGTCAGCCGCCCGTCGTCGCAGTCTGGGACGTACCGTGTCATGGATTGCCGTTACGGCGTGCGGGTAATAATCCTGTTGTCGCCCGGAGTCGAGAACGGCGGGAGGCTCTCGGGCGAAGCGAGCGCGTCGCGTTCCGGACGCGCTACTTCATCACGCTCGGATCCTCCTCAGCGCCGTCGAGGGGCTCGCTGTTCCAGTAGCGGTGGTTCGGGTCCTCGCGGAAGCACGCCGCCTTGCCGTCGGCGTCGTCGACGCCCCGGAGGCTCGGCTTCTCCTCGCGGCACGCCTCGCGAGCGACCGGACACCGCGTGTGGAACCGACAGCCCGACGGCGGGTCGACGGGATCGGGCACGTCGACCTCGCGGAGCGGCGGCCCGGAGTCGTCCATCTCGTCGAGGTCGAGGTTCGGCGTCGCCCACCGAAGCACCTCGGTGTAGGGATGGCGCGGATCGTGGATGAGTCGCTCCGCGGACGCGATCTCGACGATCTCCCCGAGGTACATCACGGCGATGCGGCCGTCCCCGTGTTCGGCGAAATACCGCGCGTTCGAGAGGTCGTGGGAGATGAACAGGAACGACGTCTCGAACTCGGTCTGGAGTTCCAGCATGAGGTCCATGATCTCGATGCGCAGCGAGACGTCGACCGCGCTGATGGCCTCGTCGGCGAGGATCGCCTCCGGGTTCATCAGCAGCGCGCGCGCCAGCGCGACGCGCTGCTTCTCGCCGCCAGAGAGCTGATGGGGGTACCGGTCGAGGAAGTCGTCCGCCGGCGTCATCCCCACGCGTTCGAGCAGCGAGACCATCCGGGCGCGCCGCTCCCCGCGGTCGCTGTCGGGATGGGTGTGCCGGAGCGCCTCCGCGAGGATATCGACGATTCGGCGGTTGGGGTTGAGCGCGCTCCCCGGGTCCTGATGGATGATCTGGAGCGACGACCGGATGTCGTCGTACGGGATCTCCCCGCCGCCGGATTTCGCCTCCCAGACGTCTTGCCCGCGGAACTTCACGGAGCCGCCGGTCGGCTCTTGGAGGCCGATCATCGTCTTCCCGAGCGTCGTCTTCCCGCAGCCGCTCTCGCCGAGCAGGCAGACGAGGTCCTGTTCCTCGATGTCGAGGTCGACGCCGTCGACCGCGCGCACGACCCGAGAGTCGTTGAACAGCCCCTCGACGAACCCCTGTTCCTCCTCGAAGTGGACCTCGACGTCGTCCAGCGACAGCAGCGGCGGTTCGTCGCTGACTCTCCTCCGAGCGCCGGACTCGCTGTCGCCGGGGGACTCGACGGCTTCGACGTCGAGGCTGTCCTCCCCGAAGTTGAGGGGGATCTCCTCGCGGGCCTCGTCCCAGTGGTGGCAGGCCGACCGGTGGTCGGTCCCCTCGTGGGAGACCAGCGGCGGATCGTCAGTCCGACACTCCTCGGTCGCCAGCGGACACCGGGGATGGAACCGACACCCCGACGGGACGTTGATCGGCGCTGGCCCCTCTCCCTCGATGGGCTTCATCTCCGAGAGCGGCGCGTCGAGGTTCGGCGTCGCGTTCAACAGCGCTCTCGTGTACGGGTGTGCGGACCGCTGGATGATGTCGTTTCGCGGGCCGATCTCCGCGAACTGGAACGCGTAGATGATCGCCATCCGATCGGCGAGCGACGCGATCAGCGGGAGATCGTGTGTGATGAAGGCGATCGTCAGATCGTACTCGTCTTGGAGCTCTTCGAGTAGCGTGAGGATGGACCGCTGCATCAGCAGGTCGAGCGCAGCGGTCGGCTCGTCCATCACCAGCACCTCCGGGTCGAGCACCATGCTCAACGCGATCAGCGCGCGCTGTTGCATCCCGCCCGAGAGCTCGTGCGGGTACGACCCGAGCACGCGGTCGGGTTCAAGGTAGAGATTTTCGAGGAGTTCGGCCGCGAACTCCATGCCCTCCGAGACGTTCTTGTCATGGGCCTTCAGCGTCTCCTCGAAGTGCGCACCGACCTTCATCGTCGGGTTGAACGAGCTCATCGCACCCTGGAAGACCATCGAGACCGTCTCCCAGCGGAACTGGCGGAGCTCCTCGTCGCTCAGTTCGAGGACGTCGACCGTCTCGCCGTCCTCGGGGTGGTAGTGGATCTTCCCGCTGAGAACGCCCGGATCTGGGATGGAGTCCATGAGCGCGGAGGCGAACATCGACTTCCCGCTGCCGCTCTCCCCCACGATGCCGAGTACCTCGTGGCGCTCGATGCTGACGTTCGCGTCGTCGAGGACGTACGTGCGCCCGTCGTTGAACGTGACGTTCGTGTCCTGTACTTCGATGATCGGATCCTCGACGGCGTCGTCGGTCGACGGCGTCGAAAGTGCGTTTTCAGTAGCCATTTAGATCGGCCCCGTGGTCGTCTCCTCGTCCGGTTCCTCGATCGATTCGGACTCCCCGGAGAGGCGCGTCCGCACCCGGGGGTTGAAGATGCGGTCCATCCCCTGACTCAGGAGGATGAGTCCGAACGACAGGCCAACGATGGCGACCATCGGCACCATGAGCCAGTGGACCGCGTCCAGCGTGAACAGTCCGCCTTGGCTGTACGCGTTGTTCAGCGTGACGCCCCAGTTCTGCCCGCTGTACGGCAACACGCCGATGAAGTACAGGCCGACGGACGCGAAGATCGTGTACCGGGCCGCGAGCACGAAGTTCACCATCACGTACGGCATGATGTTCGGGAGGACGTCCTTCCGGATGATACGGAAGGTACCCGTCCCCATCGTGCGGGAGGCCTCGACGTAGCTCTCCTCGCGGATCGAGAGGACCTGCGAGCGTATCGAGCGACCGAGCCCCGCCCAGTAGTTGATCGTGAGGATGACGCCGAGCAGCAAGGGGTTCTGCGGGTTGATTGCGATCGCGAGCACGATGACCAACGGTAGCCCCGGAATCGCCATGAAGAAGTCGGATATCGACGTGATGACGGTGTCGACGCGGCCGCCCTTGTACCCCGAGACGGTGCCGACGAACAGCGCGAGGCCGGTCGCCCAGACCCCTCCTGCCAGTACCATCAGCAGGATGAACGGCGTCGAGTCGATGATGAGCGCCAGCAGGTCGGTCCCGGACTGGGTCGTCCCGAGCGGGTACTGGAGCGACTGGAACGGCAACAGGAGCCGCTCGGAGGACTGGTTCGGACTGGCGTCCCGCCAGAGACCGAACACGTCTACGAGCGCCATCAGCAGGTAGCCGCTCAGGATGACGATGCCCGCGCGAGTTCGACCGTCCGACCACGCGACGACCGCGGGCTCGCGGATCGATCGCCGATAAAACTCCGCGAACCGGTCGCGACGGCTGATCTCCTCGGTGGAGGCCTCCGCGCGCCAGCCGAGCTCGGCGGACGTCGCGTCGTCGTTCGCGTCAGTAGGCATTCGAATCACCTGCGCTGATGCGCGGGTCGATGAGGCCGTACGTCAGGTCGGCGATGTAGACGGCGACGACGAGCGTCACCGTGATCACGAGGAAACAGCCCATCATGAGGGGGTAATCGTTCGCGTTGAGGGAGTCGATGAGGTAGTAGCCGAGTCCCGGGTACGCGAAGATGTCTTCGAGGACGACGGTCCCGCCGAGCCGGAACCCGAACTGGAGAAGCAGGCCCGTGTACATCGGGAGGATGGCGTTCTTCGCGACGTAGCTGGTCGCGATGCGGCTGTCCGAGAGGCCGCGCAATCTGGCGACCTCGACGAACTCCTCGCCGAGCACTTGAATGCTGTTACCGCGCATGTTGAGCGCTCTCGATCCGATTCCTCCGATCGTGAACGATGCGATCGGTAACGCCGCGTGGTAGAGGA belongs to Halorubrum sp. DM2 and includes:
- a CDS encoding GDSL-type esterase/lipase family protein; the protein is MKSPAYSSVSLHNVTETVPAEWTEEGERLCRVPAAVGAELNETARERVRCPTGSEIRFVPGSDDTDVEVTVSAAEETHVRVFWGVFQPWEPTEIGPEPETLTLGVPDRLADLSPGTRAGRFDRRVCRIRFERRTGVALHDVSGACRPPRESELPDTRYLAYGTSITEGAAASALHTDYVTHVARRLGYDALNLGCSGSAYCEEAMAEHVAGRDDWDVATLGLSVNMANTGGFAPETFRERAETFVDTVAGAHPDTPVVCVTLFPYHDDLTAAGDAEHAAAYRTALREVAAASPHENLSVVDGPDLLDPTGLTADLLHPGDAGMATIGDRLAERLDAVVE
- a CDS encoding endo-1,4-beta-xylanase, producing the protein MREPSTSRKSSRRTVLKALGAFGVAAAARPTAAQAADADASYREALQAELTASSRQQKQLPEGSYVYGSTEAEATDAFSLVGGGSATAFDVDSDSVPHTRAERLDVPETDDSTAVAYRGPVTEHSIEPGDRLLGVAWIRSDDGAEASARFGYVDADGQPVGENFVQRGDNVDASEEWLRYFFPVEVGDAPAAGDTLALELQVGSAEQTIEVGGVALLDYADTGVGLDTLPPYHYDGRSPDADWREDAQARIEEHRTTDIEVEVRNPGGQPMNGASVNVEMVEHQFDFGSAVSVEHVTGDSEDDRIYRETFSENFNKAVVENGLKFPAWEGEWDMDREDIRATLDWLNERDVPTRGHYLLWEEYQTDGGGGMNIQDAEEKSAEEIQAEITEKIAEHAAEFEGEVTEWDVHNHPVWQSNFRDDPDLGWEAVDEWWQAADDVTDTELYTNEMGAIGGQWQRDQYLDYIEHLVENDYPIDGIGFMGHHQQQYNQILDIADMEAGFDQFAEFGLPLLVTEFDIEIFDRRNAQDVAVQTDYTRDFLTMAFSKEAVEGVLSWGFWEDDHWRPTGAYFDSDWTLRENGEQYFDLVFGEWWTEESGETDGDGTYATGGFKGEYRITAEKGALSETVEATVDDETETVTVELSPPGNGGGKGRGNGNRRGGSPQGNVR
- a CDS encoding universal stress protein, with the translated sequence MEDAFVAIDDPDHSSDLLREAAAYAVGADAELVLYFPLTPEEFEESQESLDKIGRVEHKDYADEDAQTVAKQFVDDIAREPLADFDVEYSVVTDVTEEIDAGRIIELAEERGCDHVYTTGRRRSPTGKAMFGDTTQQLILNFSGFVTVRTN
- a CDS encoding aldehyde dehydrogenase family protein, giving the protein MPELNHNYVGGEWTSSETGETFDVHNPAAPDETVASYQQSSAADAAEAVEAAAAAQDEWGDTPGPERGRILRRAGTSLADRKDEITELLVEEEGKARPEAAGEVQRAIDIFHYFAGKASDLGGTVKGSSSRDTTLYTRKEPVGVAALITPWNYPIAIPVWKLAPALAAGNSVVIKPASAAPGVVLAVTEALDEAGLPDGVLNVVTGPGSSVGSEFITSEGTDVVSFTGSGQVGEMVYDQATDAGKRVQTEMGGKNPTLVADSADPAEAAEIVATGGFGTTGQSCTACSRAIVHEDVYDEFVDELVAAAEAIDIGPGLDHEMGPQVSADELESTLEYVDIARDEGATVAAGGGQPTGDAVETGHFVEPTVLTDVDNDDTIACEEVFGPVIAVIEVSDFDEGLHVANDVEYGLSASVVTDDHTEAKRFIDDAEAGVVKVNEKTTGLELHVPFGGFKRSSSETWREQGDEGLEFYTIEKTVYDNY
- the gfo6 gene encoding D-xylose 1-dehydrogenase Gfo6, which codes for MSASDYLASVRDRDWQQLESGTLRVAMISLGWWTREQAIPAVEETEFCETTVLVSSSREKATAAAEGIPSVETALTYEEFTDGEATDEYDAVYVCTPNALHLPYAEAAAEHGKAVLCEKPVEATRERAERLVEATEDVPLMVAYRMQTDPQVRRMRELIAEGAIGDPVGVHGSMSQQMLETVSGDAEQWRLDPDLVGYGASVMDLGIYPLNTARFVLDADPVSVTAQMRSVDEAFRDVPDQHAAFTVRFDDGTQAACTAGQHAAYTGHLRVVGTDGELILEPAFLGQPEQTLRLHRDGRRLEVADGRQDVMRDEMTEEFDYFADRVLREAPIGPDGDHALVDMRTLEAIYDAAETGDTVRV
- a CDS encoding ABC transporter ATP-binding protein, translated to MATENALSTPSTDDAVEDPIIEVQDTNVTFNDGRTYVLDDANVSIERHEVLGIVGESGSGKSMFASALMDSIPDPGVLSGKIHYHPEDGETVDVLELSDEELRQFRWETVSMVFQGAMSSFNPTMKVGAHFEETLKAHDKNVSEGMEFAAELLENLYLEPDRVLGSYPHELSGGMQQRALIALSMVLDPEVLVMDEPTAALDLLMQRSILTLLEELQDEYDLTIAFITHDLPLIASLADRMAIIYAFQFAEIGPRNDIIQRSAHPYTRALLNATPNLDAPLSEMKPIEGEGPAPINVPSGCRFHPRCPLATEECRTDDPPLVSHEGTDHRSACHHWDEAREEIPLNFGEDSLDVEAVESPGDSESGARRRVSDEPPLLSLDDVEVHFEEEQGFVEGLFNDSRVVRAVDGVDLDIEEQDLVCLLGESGCGKTTLGKTMIGLQEPTGGSVKFRGQDVWEAKSGGGEIPYDDIRSSLQIIHQDPGSALNPNRRIVDILAEALRHTHPDSDRGERRARMVSLLERVGMTPADDFLDRYPHQLSGGEKQRVALARALLMNPEAILADEAISAVDVSLRIEIMDLMLELQTEFETSFLFISHDLSNARYFAEHGDGRIAVMYLGEIVEIASAERLIHDPRHPYTEVLRWATPNLDLDEMDDSGPPLREVDVPDPVDPPSGCRFHTRCPVAREACREEKPSLRGVDDADGKAACFREDPNHRYWNSEPLDGAEEDPSVMK
- a CDS encoding ABC transporter permease; translation: MPTDANDDATSAELGWRAEASTEEISRRDRFAEFYRRSIREPAVVAWSDGRTRAGIVILSGYLLMALVDVFGLWRDASPNQSSERLLLPFQSLQYPLGTTQSGTDLLALIIDSTPFILLMVLAGGVWATGLALFVGTVSGYKGGRVDTVITSISDFFMAIPGLPLVIVLAIAINPQNPLLLGVILTINYWAGLGRSIRSQVLSIREESYVEASRTMGTGTFRIIRKDVLPNIMPYVMVNFVLAARYTIFASVGLYFIGVLPYSGQNWGVTLNNAYSQGGLFTLDAVHWLMVPMVAIVGLSFGLILLSQGMDRIFNPRVRTRLSGESESIEEPDEETTTGPI